TGCAAGACCAACGATCAAAAGTGAAAAGGTAATCGCTGGGGCTACTTTGATATGAAAAAGATAAACCAAAACGGGAACAGCAAGCACACTTCCACCGCCACCGAGCAGTCCTAAGAAAAACCCGATGAACACGGCTGCAATAAACCCAAAGACTTCAATTCCAAACTCCATAACGTACTTCACTCAAAATTATTCTTTTATTGCATTAACTCAATGAAAATACCTTAAATGAAACTTGAGTTTTGTAACCAATGTTACATTCGAAGAAGTACTGTAAGCTGAAAAAACTTTGAGGAAGAATTTATCTGTTTTTATATTCTGAGTAATGTATGAAACGAAAGGAATGAGCACTATGCAAGATACCGTCGAAATTCTCTCACAATACGAATTGGAGCGAGGTAAACCAATGCCAAGTAAAAATCACTCTTTAGTCCAAAGTAATTTGCTTTATGCCTTATCTGACTATAGAACAAAGTTCTCAATATTGCCTGAGCTTTCACTTGAGTTTTCTGGTCAAGTGTATGTTCCTGATCTTTGTATATGCGAAAAGATGAAGATTGATTGGCTCAATGATGAAACAAAGCTCACGACTGCACCATTAACGGTTATAGAAATCGCCTCGCCCTCGCAAGGGTATGAAGTATTTGAAGAAAAATTAAAAGGGTACTTTTTGAACGGGGTTAAGTCTTTTTGGCTTGTGAATCCATTTCTTCAATCAATAGCCTTATTCACTCCCAATGAGCAGAAGCCGCAAGTTATCTCTACGGGTTTATTAACCGATGAAGTAACGGGGATTAAAATACCAATTGAAAAAGTATTCGAATAATGTTTTGATTTTATTTTCAACTTTGGGTTATTCTAAACCTTCCCACCAAGGATTAAATTTTTGGTTTTCATTTTCAAGTTCAACAACTTCTCCGATTACAGGCGTGAGAAGTCCGTATGGGGAATTCACGGATAGTTCAGAAATTTTTCTTAGCGGCTCATCCCAATCGTGATCAGAAAGCGCAAATTTGGATGAATGAACGGGCAAAAGTCTTTTTGCTTTGAGGTCTATTGCCGCTTGGAAAGTTTCTTCGGGAGATGTATGAACATATCGCCACATTTTATTGTACTGACCATTTTCTAAAACAGCCAAATCAATTGGGCCAAATTCATTTCCAATTTCTTTAAAGTGGGTATCATAACCACTATCACCTCCAAGATAAAGTTTGTAAGAATCTGATTTGACAAGCAAAGACATCCAAAGTGTTGTATTCCGTACTAATGTTCTTCCTGAAAAGTGACGCGCCGGTTTGGTGAATACAGTGATTCCGTTTTCTAATTCAATTCTTTCATCCCAGTCATGTTCAGAAAAGCGTGATTGCTCAAATCCCCAATTCTCAAAATATTCTCCAACCCCTAAAGGTAAAATCGCTCTCGAAAAATTGTGTTTCAATTTCAATAAAGTTGGCAAATCGGTATGATCATAATGATCGTGAGTGAGAATAAGGTAATCGATTTCTGGAATGTCATTCGGAGTGAAAACATCAGAGCCCGGAAAACTGAGCATTGTGTTCGGAATCGGGGAAGCGTTTCCACTAAAAACAGGATCGACTAAAAATCGCTTTTGATTCAATTGAAAGTAATATGAGGAATGGCCAAACCAAACCAATAAATTCTTTTCTAGAGGAAGTGATTTGAGATTTGTTTTGATTGAGGGTATTGTAGATTTCGGCCGTCTCCTCTTTGAACCCTTCAAAAAGAAATCAAGGACGACTTGAGAAAGCGTGTAACCTTCAGTGAGATTGGGTGTTTCAGTCCGATTAAAAAACAACCCATTTTTGAAATGGGGTGATTTTTGATAAAGTTTGTCGCGTTTAATCAAAGATGCTTAGGATTGGATTAAAAATTATTTCCAATCTACACTTGCAATATTAACTAACGTTTAGGGTAATTTTATTTCTTGCTAAACTTAAAACCCCATCATCTTCAAGCTTTTTCAATAAACGTGAAACCACGACTCTTGCCGTTCCAAGTTCTTGGGCTAATTGCTCATGTGTCACAGCAATCACTTGGTTTTCGCTTAATTCAACTTTCTTTTTAATGAGAGAAAGCAGCCGCTCATCCACTTTTTTGAAGGCGATTTCATTAACAACTTCTAAAAGCTCTTCAAATCGCTTGTGATAAAGCTTAAAAAGGTAATCAAGCCACTCCGGAAATTCTCTCAAAAACATTCCTACTTTCTCAATCGGTAAAAAATAAATTGCAGCGTCTTCTTCAACTTCTGCCCTTACCTTGCTGGTTTCATTGTGAATCCCGCCCAAAAAAGACATGATACAACTCTCACCCGGCTTGATGTAGTAAAGAAGAATTTCACGACCATCTCGCTCAGTACGAATCACCCGTATAGACCCCTTGGCAACGATGGGAATCGAACGAATGGAAGAATTTTCATTCATGATGATATCCCCTGCTTTGTACTCTTTTAAGATTGAATTCTCAAAAAGTTTTGAAGTAAGTTCTTTGGAGGCACCAATTTTGATTGTGGGCTGTTCATATTCAAGAGGGATAACTTCAATCTTTCTCATTAATATTGAACTCCTTTCTAATTATTGCTATGGTTATTCATACAAAGGCTAACTTTGCATAATCTAACCAACTTTTCAGACACTATGTTCAACCGAATTGATCGGTACATTATCAAAGAATACCTCTTTACGCTTCTTTTCGCGCTTTTAGCTTTTATTTGCTTGTTTATCCTCATTGATCTAATCGAAAAAATCGACGACTATATCGACCGAAAGGCAAAACTTGAAGCCATCGCTCTTTACTACTTATATTTATCACCTGAAATTCTAAAGCTTGTCGCACCGGTTGCAGGATTGCTCTCGGCACTTTTCGTCACAGGAAAAATGGCCAAGCAAACTGAACTTCTTGCCATTCAAGCAGGTGGCGTAAGTCTTTACAGAATTCTACTTCCGTTTTTATTTGTAGGTTTTCTTTTGACGACTTTCGATTTATTTTTCTCCGGCTGGCTTGTTCCCATCACAACCCGCTACAAACAGAAATTCGAAACCCTTCAATTAGGAAGAAGCTATTGGACCGGGGGCAGCCGTTCAAACCTTAATATTCAGGATTCTCCTTCACGGTTTGTGAGCATTTCCTATTATGATGACCCTCAACAAACCTGTTATACCACTTCTATTTTTTACTATACTAATTTTGAACTTGTAAAAAGGCTTGATATGCCTAGTCTAAAATATGATTCTTCCACGGCAAAATGGATTGGAAAAGACATTGTAGAACGGCGGTTTATTCGAAATGAAGAGATTGGATTTGTGAAAATTAAGATAGATACCATTGAACTTTCTTTTTCAATTCGAGATCTTCGTGAAAACAATTCTGCTTTAGAGCTCTTAAATCTCGTTGACCATAAAAGATTTATTGAAGCTCGAAAGCGAAGCGGATTTGAATCAACAAGTGAGGCGGAGGTTAAGTATCACTCAAAAATTTCATTCCCATTTGCTTGCCTTATTGTTATTCTTCTTGGAGTTCCACTCTCTGCTCAAAAGAAAAAGACCGGAATTGCACTTGAAGCCGGAATCAGCGGTGCAATTGGCTTTTTCTACATCGGTTTACAACAAACATTTGCAACTTTAGGATACAAAGGAGCGATCACCCCGATTATTGCTGCTTGGGCTCCTAATTTTCTTTTTTTATTTGCTGGGATTATTATGGTCATCAAAGCAAAGAAATAAAGTCATGCAATGATCGAATTTTCTTTTTTCTTAAAAAAATTGAGTTCTTTCAAATCCATAAATGGCTTTTCGATTAATTTCCAAGTGATAAGAGCAAATAAATAAGATAATGCAAATACTATAGAGATAAATAAGAGTTGATTTACCGCACCTCCTATTTTACTTACTGGAAAGAAAAACCATATCTCCTTAATTAAGTGAATAAATGGAAAATGAAAAAGATAAATACTATATGCATAAGTTCCGACACCTTGAAGTAATCTGTTTTCTGATAAATATCTCCCAAATTTACTTTCTTCTGATACTGTCCAGCCCCAACCAATAATTAGTATCGAGAGAAAACTGCCTATTGTGTATCCAATTGAATTTGGAATTAATAAGAGTGGGAAATCTTCAACTTTCGAAAGTGTTGGTATATCAAATAATAGGAATGATAGTGATAACAAAATAAACACTGTAAATAATAATGATTTCTTTAAGTGGCTTAAGAAATATAACAATCTTTCTTTATCCAATATCAACTTAAAGAGGAGCGCACCCCAAAAAACACTATCCAACCTTGTAATAGTCATATAGTGAATATACTTTATCATCAAAACTGAATTATCAGCTGTTAATAAAAGCAAAAATCTTAAAATTGGGGTCAATACAATTAAAAAAATAGAAAGCTTTATAAATTTATCATCATTAAGATATAAATACAAAAGAGGAAAAAAAATAAAAACCTGCTGCTCAACACCGATAAACCATAAATGGGAAATGTATTTATTTCCTGAAGAGTAATCAACAAATAATGGCGACCAATTATGAACAAAAAACCAATGCCAAATTTGATTATTCCAAAGGTATTGAAATTGTAATTTTTCTTTAAAAACCAATGGAACAACATTAAAGAAAATTAAAATAAAAAAGTAAAATAGCGGGATCAATCGCAATGATCGATTAATAAAGAATGTTCTATAATAGTCGTTTTTTCCTTTTAATGAATGAAGAACCTTTGTTATTAAAAACCCTGTTAATACTAAAGCGAAATTCCCACCACCACCAAAAGACCAAATACTATTTTTCAGATAACTGAATATGACTGTATTTGTTCTAACAATGTCTAAACAATGATAAATTGTAACTATTAAAATCGCTAGACCTCTTAAACCATCAATTGTTTTAACTCTTGACCCTTTTTGCATCTTTTTATTAATAAAGTGTATAGCCCCCATCAGCAATGATCACCTGTCCGTGAATCCATCGCGATTTTTCAGAGCATAAAAAAGCTGCAATATTAGCGACATCTTGGGTATTTCCTAATCTTCCTAGCGGCGTTTTTTCAATCCACGCTTCCTTTTTCTTTTCCATCTCTTTGAAATCAAGAAGTGCTTCCGTATCAATTGGCCCTGCTGAGATGGCATTGACCCGAATATTTTTATGCCCCATTTCAGCAGCAAGATATCTGACCAAATTTTCAATTCCCGCTTTGGCAGTGCCTACCGCAGCATAATCTGGAAGAACCCTAAGATTTCCAATGCTTGAAATTGCAAGAATTATGCCTCCCTTATCACCAAATCGTTTATAGGCTTCTTGTGCGCCAAACAAAAAAGCTTTTGGACCGGTGGCCATTGCTAGCTCAAATCCGTTTGGCCCTATACGATGCGCCACTCCAAATACGCCTTTCGCTGCGTTATGAATAAAAATATCAAGTCGGCCGAAAGTTTGGTCAACCTCTGCGAATAGACGTACAATTTCCTCGTGTTTTGCAATATTGGCTTGCAGTGCCATTGACTGAACGCCTATTTGCTGAAGTTCTTGAACCGTATTCTCAGCTTCTTCCTTGTTTTTAGCATAATTGACTGCAATATTTGCACCCAATCGGGCTAATTCAAGGGCAATTGCTTTACCAATTCCTCTTGAAGAACCCGTTATCAACGCAGTTTTACCCTTCAATTCCATTGTCTTAATCAGTTAAACTTTCATGCGAATAAAATACAACTCACCGGTCATATTAACTTTCACTTTGCTTTCATTTTTTATCATGACCTTAAGTTCATTTTTTGGAAACTGGCTTACTTTAACCTTTTTTGCAATTCCCGGATCCCTTGACTACACAAATCCACTTACCTACCTTCGTCTCTTCACTCATATTATCGGTCACGCCGATTGGAATCATTTCATCAGTAACTTTTCTCTCCTTTTACTTCTAGGTCCTCTCTTAGAAGAAAAGTACGGCTCAAAATTGATTCTCTTTATGATTGTTTTGACCGCTCTTTCAACCGGTATCCTGAATGCGATATTTTTTCATAATGGAATTTTAGGAGCAAGCGGAATCGTTTTTATGCTCATCTTGATGAGCTCATTTACAGATTTTGAAGCGGGTGAAATACCACTCACCTTCATCTTGGTTTCTACCCTTTTCTTTGGGAAGGAATTGATTAGTTCTTTTGGAGACGACAAAATCTCGCAGTTTGCTCACATGCTCGGGGGTATCTCAGGAAGCCTTTTTGGTTTTATCTATCATCGGAAGGGAAAGCATTTTCTCGATTAACCCTTACTCTTAAGGTTT
This DNA window, taken from Chloroherpetonaceae bacterium, encodes the following:
- a CDS encoding MBL fold metallo-hydrolase, coding for MIKRDKLYQKSPHFKNGLFFNRTETPNLTEGYTLSQVVLDFFLKGSKRRRPKSTIPSIKTNLKSLPLEKNLLVWFGHSSYYFQLNQKRFLVDPVFSGNASPIPNTMLSFPGSDVFTPNDIPEIDYLILTHDHYDHTDLPTLLKLKHNFSRAILPLGVGEYFENWGFEQSRFSEHDWDERIELENGITVFTKPARHFSGRTLVRNTTLWMSLLVKSDSYKLYLGGDSGYDTHFKEIGNEFGPIDLAVLENGQYNKMWRYVHTSPEETFQAAIDLKAKRLLPVHSSKFALSDHDWDEPLRKISELSVNSPYGLLTPVIGEVVELENENQKFNPWWEGLE
- a CDS encoding SDR family oxidoreductase — its product is MELKGKTALITGSSRGIGKAIALELARLGANIAVNYAKNKEEAENTVQELQQIGVQSMALQANIAKHEEIVRLFAEVDQTFGRLDIFIHNAAKGVFGVAHRIGPNGFELAMATGPKAFLFGAQEAYKRFGDKGGIILAISSIGNLRVLPDYAAVGTAKAGIENLVRYLAAEMGHKNIRVNAISAGPIDTEALLDFKEMEKKKEAWIEKTPLGRLGNTQDVANIAAFLCSEKSRWIHGQVIIADGGYTLY
- a CDS encoding Uma2 family endonuclease, coding for MQDTVEILSQYELERGKPMPSKNHSLVQSNLLYALSDYRTKFSILPELSLEFSGQVYVPDLCICEKMKIDWLNDETKLTTAPLTVIEIASPSQGYEVFEEKLKGYFLNGVKSFWLVNPFLQSIALFTPNEQKPQVISTGLLTDEVTGIKIPIEKVFE
- a CDS encoding rhomboid family intramembrane serine protease, whose translation is MRIKYNSPVILTFTLLSFFIMTLSSFFGNWLTLTFFAIPGSLDYTNPLTYLRLFTHIIGHADWNHFISNFSLLLLLGPLLEEKYGSKLILFMIVLTALSTGILNAIFFHNGILGASGIVFMLILMSSFTDFEAGEIPLTFILVSTLFFGKELISSFGDDKISQFAHMLGGISGSLFGFIYHRKGKHFLD
- a CDS encoding Crp/Fnr family transcriptional regulator, with product MRKIEVIPLEYEQPTIKIGASKELTSKLFENSILKEYKAGDIIMNENSSIRSIPIVAKGSIRVIRTERDGREILLYYIKPGESCIMSFLGGIHNETSKVRAEVEEDAAIYFLPIEKVGMFLREFPEWLDYLFKLYHKRFEELLEVVNEIAFKKVDERLLSLIKKKVELSENQVIAVTHEQLAQELGTARVVVSRLLKKLEDDGVLSLARNKITLNVS
- a CDS encoding acyltransferase codes for the protein MQKGSRVKTIDGLRGLAILIVTIYHCLDIVRTNTVIFSYLKNSIWSFGGGGNFALVLTGFLITKVLHSLKGKNDYYRTFFINRSLRLIPLFYFFILIFFNVVPLVFKEKLQFQYLWNNQIWHWFFVHNWSPLFVDYSSGNKYISHLWFIGVEQQVFIFFPLLYLYLNDDKFIKLSIFLIVLTPILRFLLLLTADNSVLMIKYIHYMTITRLDSVFWGALLFKLILDKERLLYFLSHLKKSLLFTVFILLSLSFLLFDIPTLSKVEDFPLLLIPNSIGYTIGSFLSILIIGWGWTVSEESKFGRYLSENRLLQGVGTYAYSIYLFHFPFIHLIKEIWFFFPVSKIGGAVNQLLFISIVFALSYLFALITWKLIEKPFMDLKELNFFKKKENSIIA
- a CDS encoding LptF/LptG family permease; the protein is MFNRIDRYIIKEYLFTLLFALLAFICLFILIDLIEKIDDYIDRKAKLEAIALYYLYLSPEILKLVAPVAGLLSALFVTGKMAKQTELLAIQAGGVSLYRILLPFLFVGFLLTTFDLFFSGWLVPITTRYKQKFETLQLGRSYWTGGSRSNLNIQDSPSRFVSISYYDDPQQTCYTTSIFYYTNFELVKRLDMPSLKYDSSTAKWIGKDIVERRFIRNEEIGFVKIKIDTIELSFSIRDLRENNSALELLNLVDHKRFIEARKRSGFESTSEAEVKYHSKISFPFACLIVILLGVPLSAQKKKTGIALEAGISGAIGFFYIGLQQTFATLGYKGAITPIIAAWAPNFLFLFAGIIMVIKAKK